In one window of Pelmatolapia mariae isolate MD_Pm_ZW unplaced genomic scaffold, Pm_UMD_F_2 NODE_ptg000534l+_length_28702_cov_1, whole genome shotgun sequence DNA:
- the LOC134623286 gene encoding zinc finger protein 395-like isoform X2, which yields MAATGPEDRAGAGPGGTAACPVGRQACVSTTTQGSNGPGVQHALVYGQSCVQAESGRYKSNLAAPLPVGPTMQLVTAQAPYSFRSPESVEMDEIMAAMVLTSLSCSPVVQSSPQTDPGPAGSSSSPADMECGGGELSDSGSSGYWSWDHGNVSPAPSPSVTEMDSSPDEGLHMELEQGEELAAKKPKSSIRSVYRCLWPSCGKVLTSSVGIKRHIRVLHLGGSDQSQREEDFYYTKISYDTVDPSSGPAPAQQALGQASSSHLSWASCGSPPGSELLPAHRPRSNSSSGPGLSRPSQLSQSAPSSFWQIHSEHLYQACSPVLSVAPRSPGSHGWTASTPGLSHSNTPMVKPRCRSVSVGEQWLQQNRLQPMSVSPSRTHCSFRKGRGEAKKCRKVYGVERKDQWCTACRWKKACQRFPD from the exons ATGGCAGCTACGGGACCCGAGGACAGAGCTGGAGCGGGGCCAGGCGGGACGGCGGCCTGCCCAGTGGGACGGCAGGCATGCGTCTCTACGACAACGCAGGGCAGCAACGGGCCTGGCGTGCAACACGCTCTG GTGTACGGACAGAGCTGCGTCCAGGCTGAGAGCGGCCGTTACAAGAGCAACCTGGCTGCTCCGCTGCCAGTGGGACCCACAATGCAGCTTGTCACCGCGCAGGCGCCATACAG CTTCCGCAGCCCGGAGTCGGTGGAGATGGATGAGATCATGGCAGCCATGGTCCTGACCAGTCTGTCCTGCAGCCCCGTGGTTCAGAGCTCTCCACAAACAGATCCTGGACCTG CTGGCTCATCGTCCTCACCCGCTGACATGGAGTGCGGCGGAGGCGAGCTCTCAGACAGCGGCAGCAGCGGCTACTGGAGCTGGGACCACGGCAACGTCAGCCCGGCGCCCTCACCGTCCGTCACCGAGATGGACAGCAGCCCCGACGAAGGCTTGCACATGGAGCTGGAGCAGGGGGAGGAGCTCGCTGCCAAAAAACCAAAG AGCTCCATCAGAAGTGTGTACAGATGCCTGTGGCCCAGCTGTGGCAAAGTCCTCACGTCTTCAGTCGGCATAAAAAGACACATCCGTGTGCTGCATCTGGG TGGGTCAGACCAGTCCCAGCGAGAGGAGGACTTCTACTACACCAAGATATCCTATGACACTGTCGATCCCAGCTCCGGTCCAGCTCCAGCCCAGCAGGCTCTGGGCCAGGCCTCCTCCTCTCATCTCAGCTGGGCGTCCTGTGGTTCTCCTCCAGGCTCAGAGCTCCTCCCAGCTCACAGACCCAGGTCCAACTCCAGCTCTGGGCCAGGCCTGAGCAGACCCAGTCAGCTCAGCCAGTCGGCCCCCAGCAGCTTCTGGCAGATTCACTCGGAGCACCTCTATCAG GCCTGCAGCCCTGTCCTGTCTGTGGCCCCCAGAAGCCCTGGCAGTCATGGCTGGACCGCCTCCACCCCTGGCCTCAGCCACAGTAACACTCCG ATGGTGAAACCTCGCTGTCGGTCCGTCAGCGTCGGAGAACAATGGCTCCAGCAGAACAGGCTGCAGCCAATGAGTGTGTCGCCCTCCCGCACTCACTGCTCCTTCAG GAAGGGCCGCGGGGAGGCCAAGAAGTGCCGCAAGGTGTACGGGGTGGAGCGCAAGGATCAGTGGTGCACAGCCTGCCGCTGGAAAAAGGCCTGCCAGCGCTTCCCGGACTAG
- the LOC134623286 gene encoding zinc finger protein 395-like isoform X1: MAATGPEDRAGAGPGGTAACPVGRQACVSTTTQGSNGPGVQHALVYGQSCVQAESGRYKSNLAAPLPVGPTMQLVTAQAPYSFRSPESVEMDEIMAAMVLTSLSCSPVVQSSPQTDPGPAGSSSSPADMECGGGELSDSGSSGYWSWDHGNVSPAPSPSVTEMDSSPDEGLHMELEQGEELAAKKPKSSIRSVYRCLWPSCGKVLTSSVGIKRHIRVLHLGSGSDQSQREEDFYYTKISYDTVDPSSGPAPAQQALGQASSSHLSWASCGSPPGSELLPAHRPRSNSSSGPGLSRPSQLSQSAPSSFWQIHSEHLYQACSPVLSVAPRSPGSHGWTASTPGLSHSNTPMVKPRCRSVSVGEQWLQQNRLQPMSVSPSRTHCSFRKGRGEAKKCRKVYGVERKDQWCTACRWKKACQRFPD; encoded by the exons ATGGCAGCTACGGGACCCGAGGACAGAGCTGGAGCGGGGCCAGGCGGGACGGCGGCCTGCCCAGTGGGACGGCAGGCATGCGTCTCTACGACAACGCAGGGCAGCAACGGGCCTGGCGTGCAACACGCTCTG GTGTACGGACAGAGCTGCGTCCAGGCTGAGAGCGGCCGTTACAAGAGCAACCTGGCTGCTCCGCTGCCAGTGGGACCCACAATGCAGCTTGTCACCGCGCAGGCGCCATACAG CTTCCGCAGCCCGGAGTCGGTGGAGATGGATGAGATCATGGCAGCCATGGTCCTGACCAGTCTGTCCTGCAGCCCCGTGGTTCAGAGCTCTCCACAAACAGATCCTGGACCTG CTGGCTCATCGTCCTCACCCGCTGACATGGAGTGCGGCGGAGGCGAGCTCTCAGACAGCGGCAGCAGCGGCTACTGGAGCTGGGACCACGGCAACGTCAGCCCGGCGCCCTCACCGTCCGTCACCGAGATGGACAGCAGCCCCGACGAAGGCTTGCACATGGAGCTGGAGCAGGGGGAGGAGCTCGCTGCCAAAAAACCAAAG AGCTCCATCAGAAGTGTGTACAGATGCCTGTGGCCCAGCTGTGGCAAAGTCCTCACGTCTTCAGTCGGCATAAAAAGACACATCCGTGTGCTGCATCTGGG CAGTGGGTCAGACCAGTCCCAGCGAGAGGAGGACTTCTACTACACCAAGATATCCTATGACACTGTCGATCCCAGCTCCGGTCCAGCTCCAGCCCAGCAGGCTCTGGGCCAGGCCTCCTCCTCTCATCTCAGCTGGGCGTCCTGTGGTTCTCCTCCAGGCTCAGAGCTCCTCCCAGCTCACAGACCCAGGTCCAACTCCAGCTCTGGGCCAGGCCTGAGCAGACCCAGTCAGCTCAGCCAGTCGGCCCCCAGCAGCTTCTGGCAGATTCACTCGGAGCACCTCTATCAG GCCTGCAGCCCTGTCCTGTCTGTGGCCCCCAGAAGCCCTGGCAGTCATGGCTGGACCGCCTCCACCCCTGGCCTCAGCCACAGTAACACTCCG ATGGTGAAACCTCGCTGTCGGTCCGTCAGCGTCGGAGAACAATGGCTCCAGCAGAACAGGCTGCAGCCAATGAGTGTGTCGCCCTCCCGCACTCACTGCTCCTTCAG GAAGGGCCGCGGGGAGGCCAAGAAGTGCCGCAAGGTGTACGGGGTGGAGCGCAAGGATCAGTGGTGCACAGCCTGCCGCTGGAAAAAGGCCTGCCAGCGCTTCCCGGACTAG
- the LOC134623285 gene encoding proenkephalin-A-like, with protein sequence MFNRHVALVCLLECEGRISSLLTWEVCKRAVKLSLHPTLSEGGALFKRTGEELELTSLDLNSDSELVQSTAAERFQEGDRDETPFEQRSVQYDSSLLGSSEEGEGLQSLDLSLTDEEQKPREERNVESDGQLEADEGESSEGIALSKRFGGFQRGRHAYRKLLGSSMRPLQKRYGGFIGVRKSARKWNSQKRVNQLLRQYLGMRSNRSGRFNPIPMSRLWRQHKL encoded by the coding sequence GTGTGTTTGTTGGAATGCGAGGGTCGCATCTCCTCTTTGCTGACGTGGGAGGTATGCAAACGCGCTGTGAAGCTATCGCTCCATCCTACACTTTCTGAAGGAGGCGCTCTCTTCAAGAGAACGGGAGAGGAGCTGGAGCTGACCTCTCTCGACCTGAACTCTGACAGTGAACTGGTGCAGTCGACAGCTGCGGAGCGTTTCCAGGAGGGGGATCGGGATGAGACACCCTTCGAGCAGCGCAGCGTCCAGTATGACTCATCGCTGCTGGGATCCTCTGAGGAGGGGGAGGGCCTGCAGAGTCTGGATCTCAGTCTGACGGATGAAGAGCAGAAGCCCAGAGAGGAGAGGAACGTGGAAAGCGATGGCCAGCTAGAGGCCGATGAAGGTGAGAGTTCAGAGGGCATCGCCTTATCCAAACGCTTTGGCGGCTTTCAGAGGGGGCGCCACGCATACAGGAAGCTGCTGGGCTCATCGATGAGGCCGCTACAGAAGCGCTACGGCGGGTTCATAGGCGTCCGGAAATCTGCCCGCAAATGGAACAGTCAGAAACGGGTCAACCAGCTGCTGAGGCAGTACCTGGGCATGAGGAGCAACCGCAGCGGCAGATTCAACCCCATCCCCATGAGCCGCTTGTGGAGGCAACACAAACTGTAA